The Bradysia coprophila strain Holo2 chromosome IV unlocalized genomic scaffold, BU_Bcop_v1 contig_81, whole genome shotgun sequence genome has a window encoding:
- the LOC119072301 gene encoding vitellogenin-3-like, giving the protein MKNIFFCICFGFLFHGTLGYFGLTGSGTSPLEKFNPNDLIASTKDSLGGIVKQIPQSIPTPQTILSFGKNMLAGVPVQLGFEVINQACSAAITQKQVKPKYLPDVTKMNFQLRTCRGEYLIPIQTPEKLLTHPEFDLSLKTALLVTGWFSNINSTMENDALETVWEAYKCRGDTNFIALDTAAYVDSLYTWSAFNTDEIGKIVAKGLVELLNAYPKEQLHLIGHSLGAHIVGAIGRYYNEFTSTLLPRITGLDPASPCFNEGENLNSLSRGDAAVVDIIHSNSGVLGKKEPVGDADFYPNGVNPLPPGCLSIICAHARAWEFYAESVYPANQNAFLATKCNSITSLNSGKCAGKRIAMGYACPIGAKGNFFLNTRSRSPFGEQGLRESEIVCSKCTHATTK; this is encoded by the exons atgaaaaatatttttttttgtatttgctTCGGCTTCCTATTCCATGGAACATTGGGATATTTTGGACTAACGGGCAGCGGTACATCACCGCTGGAAAAGTTCAATCCAAATGACTTAATTGCGTCGACCAAGGATTCGTTGGGCGGAATAGTCAAACAGATTCCACAGTCAATACCGACGCCGCAAACTATTTTATCGTTTGGAAAGAATATGCTGGCTGGGGTGCCCGTTCAATTAGGATTTGAAGTTATAAATCAGGCGT GCTCGGCTGCGATCACTCAAAAACAAGTGAAACCGAAATATTTGCCCGACGTAACCAAGATGAACTTCCAGCTGAGAACCTGCCGCGGTGAATACCTCATACCAATCCAAACACCGGAAAAATTGTTGACCCATCCGGAATTCGATTTGTCATTGAAAACCGCATTGCTAGTTACCGGTTGGTTTTCCAACATAAATTCGACAATGGAAAATGATGCGCTGGAAACCGTATGGGAAGCGTACAAGTGCAGAGGCGATACAAACTTTATT GCATTGGACACTGCTGCCTACGTTGACTCGTTGTACACATGGTCTGCTTTCAATACGGACGAGATTGGTAAAATCGTTGCCAAAGGACTTGTTGAATTGTTGAACGCCTATCCGAAGGAACAACTCCATTTGATTGG GCACAGTCTGGGAGCTCATATCGTCGGCGCAATTGGCCGTTATTACAATGAATTTACATCGACATTGTTGCCACGCATCACCGGTCTGGATCCAGCATCGCCGTGCTTTAACGAAGGCGAAAATTTGAACAGTTTGTCTCGTGGCGATGCTGCCGTTGTCGATATTATACACAGCAACAGTGGTGTGTTGGGAAAGAAGGAGCCTGTCGGCGACGCTGATTTCTATCCGAATGG AGTCAATCCACTGCCACCGGGATGCTTGTCGATTATTTGCGCTCATGCTCGGGCCTGGGAATTTTATGCAGAATCTGTATATCCGGCCAATCAAAACGCATTTTTGGCTACGAAATGCAATTCGATCACGTCGCTGAACAGTGGAAAATGTGCGGGAAAACGGATCGCCATGGGTTATGCTTGTCCGATTGGTGCGAAAGGAAATTTCTTCTTAAATACGAGGTCGAGAAGTCCATTCGGAGAACAGGGATTAAGGGAATCGGAAATTGTTTGCTCGAAATGCACGCATGCAACGACGAAGtga